From a region of the Rhinatrema bivittatum chromosome 15, aRhiBiv1.1, whole genome shotgun sequence genome:
- the LOC115076554 gene encoding butyrophilin-like protein 1, whose amino-acid sequence MVTSLLLILLLRGVAGTPEIKARLYTNVILPCEVQFVKGPEGLYVSWEKEGREDHVVVHSFHHNADHPEEQAAQFRERTSLSKELARGSLSLELKEVTSSDAGTYLCRAADSKNRGDKVIRLTVEDLEATEPTVSVEERNGKRVLKCTSSGLYKNPSVHWHDRMPTNLTSYAETNVSEKQSDGTRTVESVLNFPFTINEHYFCHIQEEKLKRSVRAVPSDGKPVMLNDEL is encoded by the exons ATGGTGACTTCCTTGCTGCTCATCCTCCTCCTTCGCGGAGTCG CTGGCACCCCGGAAATAAAAGCCCGTCTCTATACCAACGTTATCTTGCCCTGCGAGGTCCAGTTTGTGAAGGGGCCGGAAGGATTGTACGTCTCCTGGGAGAAGGAAGGCAGAGAAGACCACGTCGTGGTGCACAGCTTCCACCACAACGCGGATCACCCTGAAGAGCAGGCTGCCCAGTTCAGGGAGAGGACAAGCCTGAGCAAGGAGCTTGCCAGAGGAAGCCTCTCTCTGGAGCTGAAAGAGGTGACGTCTTCAGATGCGGGGACCTACCTCTGCAGAGCAGCAGATTCAAAAAACAGAGGCGACAAAGTGATTCGACTGACTGTAGAGG ATCTGGAGGCCACTGAACCAACCGTAAGTGTGgaagagagaaatggaaaaagggTTCTGAAATGCACCTCCTCTGGGCTGTATAAGAACCCTTCAGTTCACTGGCATGACAGAATGCCGACTAATTTGACCAGCTATGCGGAAACGAATGTAAGCGAGAAGCAGAGCGATGGCACTAGAACAGTGGAGTCTGTTCTAAACTTTCCCTTCACGATAAATGAGCACTACTTTTGCCACATCCaagaggaaaagctgaagagatcAGTCCGAGCAGTGCCCTCAG ATGGGAAACCTGTTATGCTGAATGATGAACTGTAA